The genomic region TGACCACGCTCACCAAGGAGCAGGCCGACTACATCGGCGTCGACGTCGCGGGCCCCTACAAGGCCGACCACTACCGCTACTAGGGCGTGTTCCGTGGGTGCCGCCCGTCGCGAGCGGCGGTCCAGTGCGGGTATCGCAAGGCCGAAGAAGGAGTCAGGGTGGTTCCCCTGTTGACTGATGAGAACGCAGCGAGAGCCGTGCGGGGGCGTCGCGCAGTAGGGCGAGTACCCGCGGTACACGCCCTGGCAGTCGGGTGCACATGACCGAGCCCTCACACGAGGTGGCGGACCTCGGCCTCGCCGAGGCCGGGGTCCGCCGGGTGGACTGGGCCGAGCGCTCCATGCCGGTGCTGCGCAGCGTGCGCGAGCGCTTCGCCGTCGAGCGGCCGCTGGAGGGCCTGCGGATCGCGGCGTGCCTGCACGTGACCGCCGAGACCGCGAACCTGCTGCGCGCGCTGCGGGCGGGGGGCGCGGAGCTCGCCCTGGCCGCGTCCAACCCGGTGTCGACCCAGGACGACACCGCCGCCGCGCTGGTGTCCGAGTACGGGGTGTCGGTCCACGCGTGGGCGGGCATGGACCCCGTCGCCTACGACCGCAACCTCGTCACCGTGCTGGAGACGCGTCCGCACCTGTTGCTGGACGACGGGTGCGACCTGGTCAACACGGTCCACTCCGACCGCCCCGACCTGCTGGAGGGCATCGTCGGCGGCTGCGAGCAGACCACCACGGGGGTCATCCGGCTGCGCAGGATGAGCGCCGAGGGCGAACTGCGGCTGCCGATGGTCGCCGTGAACGACACCGCGACCAAGCGCATGTTCGACAACCGGTACGGCACCGGGCAGTCGACCATCGACGGCATCCTGCGGGCCACCAACGCGATGCTGGCCGGGCGCACGGTCGTGGTCGCGGGCTTCGGGTACTGCGGCCGGGGACTGGCCGAGCGGGCCCGCGGGATGGGCGCGCGCGTCGTGGTCACCGAGGTCGACCCGGTCAAGGCCCTGGACGCGGTGATGCAGGGCTACACCGTCACGACGATGGCACAGGCGGCCCCGGTCGGGGACGTGTTCGTCACCGTCACGGGCAACAGGGACGTGATCGGCGCCGAGCACCTGGAGCGGATGAAGGACGGCGCGATCCTGGCCAACTCCGGCCACTTCGACCTGGAGATCGACCTGGCCGCACTCGACGCCCTCGCCGTCACGGTGAACCGGGGCGTACGGGAGCAGGCGGACGAGTACGT from Nocardiopsis aegyptia harbors:
- the ahcY gene encoding adenosylhomocysteinase produces the protein MTEPSHEVADLGLAEAGVRRVDWAERSMPVLRSVRERFAVERPLEGLRIAACLHVTAETANLLRALRAGGAELALAASNPVSTQDDTAAALVSEYGVSVHAWAGMDPVAYDRNLVTVLETRPHLLLDDGCDLVNTVHSDRPDLLEGIVGGCEQTTTGVIRLRRMSAEGELRLPMVAVNDTATKRMFDNRYGTGQSTIDGILRATNAMLAGRTVVVAGFGYCGRGLAERARGMGARVVVTEVDPVKALDAVMQGYTVTTMAQAAPVGDVFVTVTGNRDVIGAEHLERMKDGAILANSGHFDLEIDLAALDALAVTVNRGVREQADEYVFADGRRVLLLSEGRLVNLGAAEGHPAAVMDLSFAVQALTTEWLARSHAGLAPGVVDVPAETDTEVARLELAELGVGIDALTPGQEAYLSSWRP